TCCCGCCAACAGTCCGCTGAGGGGACGATTCTGCAAGGCAAAGGGACCAAAGTTGTAAAGCAATCCGGCAACGCCGAATATCGCTGCGATCCAAGGAAGGATCCCACCAAAACCTCCGGCCAGCAAGGTCGTAATGCCGATGACCGCAAGAACGATGCTCTCGGTAATAAGCGATTTGCGGCTGAAGTGTTCCTGCGCCACCAAAGGAAGTTTCTCGTTAGCCAGATCGCTGGCCCGGTCCTTCCACTGGTTAAGCAAATAGACCAGACCGGCGATAGACGAGAGTCCGACGATAAGCAAGGTCCAGCGTAACGGACCAAATGCCGCGGATCCGCTTGACAATTTCATCCCCGCCAGCATCATCGTCCAAAGCGGGAACATCAGCGTCGGGCGCAGGACAAAGAACCAGTCTAGCGCTGCCGGTGACAGTTCAGTTCCATTTGAAGGGGGATCGACTTAGCCGACGGGATGAGGGATGCTCTCCGCACCATTGACCGGTATGGGATAACGACCGGTGAAGCAGGCTGTGCAGTAGCCGCGTCCCTCACCCTGAGGTGCGGCAGCCAGCAATTCTTCCGGTGTCAAGTATTCAAGGCCGTCAGCCTCTATATAGCGCCCAATATCGGATATGCTCTGATCGTGCGCCGCCAGTTCCTCACGAGTCGGGAAGTCCATCCCATAGAAACAGGGTTCAATTATGGGGGGGGAACTGATCCGCACATGAACCGCCTCGGCGCCGGCGTTGCGCACGAGGCGCACCAATTTGCGCAATGTTGTCCCGCGAACGATGGAGTCATCGACGAGGACGATCCGCTTTCCCTTCAAGACCCCGGAAACGGGATTAAACTTCACCTTGGCACCGAAATCGCGCATCCGCTGCTCCGGCTCGATGAACGTCCGACCGACGTAGTGATTGCGGATGAGCGCGATCTCGAACGGCAATCCCGACTCGTGAGCGAACCCCAGCGCAGCAGTGTTCGACGAGTCTGGAACAGCGGTTACAAAGTCCGTCCCTTCTGGTGCCGGATGATGACGAGCTAACAGGTGCCCCAGACGACGCCGGGTCTTATCGACCATTTCGCCGAAAACCCGGCTGTCGGGACGGGCAAAA
This genomic window from Calditrichota bacterium contains:
- the purF gene encoding amidophosphoribosyltransferase translates to SRLPGEHAIGHNRYSTTGPSSAQNVQPLLVETRSGPIAMSHSGNLVNYQSLRQFLENEGSLFRTTSDSELFLHLFAKSKAHDTVARLAEALSMVKGAWSLAILTREGLFAARDPLGFRPLAIGRKEGGWIVASETCALDLLGATYERDVDPGEIVHFTPDGPVSYHLPQTDERAHCIFEFVYFARPDSRVFGEMVDKTRRRLGHLLARHHPAPEGTDFVTAVPDSSNTAALGFAHESGLPFEIALIRNHYVGRTFIEPEQRMRDFGAKVKFNPVSGVLKGKRIVLVDDSIVRGTTLRKLVRLVRNAGAEAVHVRISSPPIIEPCFYGMDFPTREELAAHDQSISDIGRYIEADGLEYLTPEELLAAAPQGEGRGYCTACFTGRYPIPVNGAESIPHPVG